Proteins from a genomic interval of Dermacentor variabilis isolate Ectoservices chromosome 8, ASM5094787v1, whole genome shotgun sequence:
- the LOC142591607 gene encoding uncharacterized protein LOC142591607 produces the protein MASQDRKSPAAQVSPDQSRLACSEKMASSVQSRHSSRSARSERSTASTTPSMLAARARAEAAAARVQASLMKKEAAVKLEKAKLEEQEKNAAAEIERKKVELDTELHVLQLDREAAAAEAQAEILEAAVDQHGGEHHICRTVEEASEDRAQRTFDYVLDQAHVRIGPRQQSQRHDGGEHYVFQNVDEAAEDHAPCTPSAHNQGIAQNVARQQGDEANAPELTAMTKYLIRRDLVSTSLTKFDDCPENYRAWKSTFKGMTRTLEVTASEELDLLVKWLGAESSSYAKRLRSVHVDCPEAGLDVVWERLEECYGRPEIIEEAIFRRIASFPRLSDKDTEKLRELGDLLLEVEAAKCDPQLTGLSYLDTARGVNPIVEKLPQRLQDMWIAKGSKYKRDHRVAFPPFSFFASFIRDQAKTRNDPSFKLNTASGTPSRLPRADRWAANDGTRRTPISVQLTDGEASTDHPPSNAPKWHDTTKYCPLHRKPHPLRKCRTFREKPLDERKSLLKNYGICFRCCASTDHFARDCKTVLKCDDCGSERHATALHAGNVNHKSPAAHHDSEEVGRDQDSALEVSSKCTEVCGQSGGGKSCSKICLVKVSHPTQPHNTEKMYAILDDQSNRSLARTEFFDVFGLNGDSSPYTLRTCAGTAEAIGRRASGFLIEDIHGSVKLPLPTLIECNEMPNNRNEIPTPDVASHHPHLRAVAKFIPRLDPEAKILLLLGRDILRVHKVRQQRNGPADAPFAQRLDLGWVIVGNVCISRSRPPDSVSNLKTNVLENGRPSIFEPCQNHFLAKEKLADTQGSTNCFQPAQNAARKDRCGDGVAETLFHTTKDDNRPSLSVEDRKFLKLMDDEFSRDESNSWVAPLPFRCPRPWLPNNKCLAESRLTAVQRTLKRKPELREQFASFMEKMFKNGHAEEAPPVREGEECWYLPIFGVCHPRKPGETRVVFDSSAQFKGLSLNSVLLTGPDMINSLLGVLIRFRKEPVAITVDIKHMFYCFLVRDDHRNYLRFLWFRNNNIYSDVVEYRMKVHVFGNSPSPAVATYGLRRTAREGEEKFGSDVRQFIERDFYVDDGLKSLYNDEDAISLIRRTQQMLAASNLKLHKIASNCPTVLEAFPEEDRANDLKDLDLSNGSQPIQRSLGVSWNLKKDVFTFTTPFQEKPFTRRGVLSVVNSLYDPLGFVAPVIVQGKSLLRELVALTCDWDCPLPDEKRAAWEVWKDSLQVLEQLDIPRTYAPASLTTAQWKELHIFSDASTKAVAAVAYLRVTYPDGACHVGFVIGKAKLAPHPEHTIPRLELCGAVLAVELAELISREIDMELDAVNFYTDSKVVLGYIHNETRRFFVYVSNRVERIRSSTRPDQWHYVLSDMNPVDLGTRSVPAAQMAGSTWLTGPDFLYRQEHCSQVLKGKFDLVDADSDTEVRPQANVLATSVDVKQLGSKRFERFSSWITLTRAVGTLVRLVDKIRGTSENVSNCPRNSSSHQVRPSAEHLARAKAAIILSVQKEAFSEEFKSLQRGKRLPKSSPLWRLDPWVDSDGLLRIGGRLGRANHFDQQEQKPIIMPGRHHVTTLVVRHYHEQVKHQGRHFTEGAVRAAGFWIVGAKRSIASYIHICVTCRKLRGRQLQQMMADLPAERLSTEPPFTYVGLDVFGPWQVTSRRTRGGEANSKRWAVLFTCMSIRAVHIEVIESMDTSSFINALRRFFAIRGPAKQLRSDCGTNFVGACTELKVSTTGPDHEKLGTFLSDHGCTWVFNPPHASHMGGVWERMIGVTRRILDSMLLENTSRRLTHEVLVTLLAEVSGIINSRPLVPVSTDPESWEVLTPATLLTQKVGGNTVPPVFNDKDIYRRQWRQVQWLADVFWCRWRREFLTTLQSRRKWQTPTRSLKAGDLVLLSDSQVHRNEWPMGLIVNVIASADGKVRKVEIKTATRGVIKTFLRPVTETVLLIPCED, from the coding sequence ATGGCGTCGCAAGACCGCAAGTCGCCCGCTGCTCAAGTGAGTCCGGACCAATCTCGTCTCGCATGCTCTGAGAAAATGGCAAGCTCTGTGCAGTCACGGCATTCGTCGCGCTCAGCCCGTTCGGAGCGTTCGACCGCCTCGACAACGCCAAGCATGCTCGCCGCCAGAGCAAGAGCGGAGGCCGCCGCGGCGCGAGTGCAGGCTTCTCTTATGAAGAAAGAAGCCGCGGTGAAACTGGAAAAGGCCAAACTCgaagaacaagagaaaaatgCGGCCGCGGAGATCGAACGCAAGAAAGTCGAGCTAGACACCGAGTTACATGTGTTGCAGTTGGATAGAGAAGCGGCCGCCGCGGAAGCACAAGCAGAGATCCTGGAGGCTGCCGTAGATCAGCACGGCGGGGAGCATCACATCTGTCGGACTGTGGAGGAGGCATCCGAAGACCGCGCTCAACGTACCTTTGACTACGTgcttgaccaggctcacgtgcgCATTGGCCCGCGCCAGCAATCGCAGCGGCATGACGGCGGAGAGCATTACGTCTTTCAGAACGTTGATGAAGCAGCTGAAGACCACGCTCCATGCACTCCTAGCGCTCACAACCAAGGAATCGCCCAGAACGTTGCTCGTCAGCAGGGAGATGAAGCTAACGCCCCAGAACTGACCGCCATGACAAAGTATCTGATTCGACGCGACCTTGTGAGTACTTCACTTACGAAGTTTGACGACTGCCCTGAGAACTACCGGGCGTGGAAATCTACATTCAAGGGAATGACACGGACTCTCGAGGTTACGGCAAGCGAAGAACTTGATCTTCTCGTGAAATGGCTTGGTGCCGAGTCGTCGAGCTATGCAAAGCGGCTGCGTTCCGTGCACGTCGACTGCCCCGAAGCCGGGTTAGATGTAGTTTGGGAAAGACTTGAGGAATGCTATGGTCGTCCGGAAATTATAGAAGAGGCCATCTTCAGGAGAATCGCAAGTTTCCCCAGACTGTCCGACAAGGACACCGAGAAACTGAGAGAGCTGGGAGACCTGCTTCTTGAAGTTGAGGCTGCAAAATGTGACCCTCAGCTGACTGGGCTTTCCTATCTGGACACGGCAAGAGGGGTAAACCCCATCGTAGAAAAACTGCCGCAGCGCTTGCAAGACATGTGGATAGCGAAAGGATCGAAGTACAAACGAGATCATCGGGTCGCCTTTCCCCCTTTTTCGTTCTTTGCCAGCTTTATCAGGGACCAAGCGAAAACGAGAAATGATCCTAGCTTCAAACTCAACACTGCAAGTGGCACCCCTTCAAGGCTCCCAAGAGCAGACAGATGGGCTGCGAATGACGGCACGAGAAGAACGCCCATCTCAGTGCAACTGACGGACGGGGAAGCAAGCACCGACCATCCGCCCTCAAACGCACCAAAGTGGCATGATACAACCAAGTATTGTCCTCTGCACAGGAAGCCTCACCCCCTCCGGAAGTGTCGTACTTTCCGAGAAAAACCGCTGGATGAACGAAAATCTCTGCTGAAAAATTATGGAATATGCTTCAGGTGCTGCGCTTCAACAGACCACTTTGCAAGAGACTGTAAAACAGTTCTCAAATGTGACGATTGTGGTAGCGAGAGGCATGCCACAGCACTTCATGCCGGAAATGTCAACCATAAGTCTCCTGCAGCTCATCACGACTCTGAAGAAGTAGGTCGAGACCAAGATTCCGCACTTGAAGTGTCATCAAAGTGTACGGAGGTCTGCGGTCAAAGCGGCGGTGGCAAATCCTGCTCTAAGATCTGCTTGGTGAAAGTTAGTCACCCGACTCAGCCTCACAACACTGAAAAAATGTATGCCATCTTAGACGACCAGAGCAACAGGTCCCTTGCAAGAACAGAGTTCTTCGACGTTTTCGGGCTCAATGGTGACAGTTCCCCCTACACTCTAAGGACATGTGCTGGAACTGCAGAGGCGATAGGAAGAAGAGCATCCGGCTTTCTCATTGAGGACATTCATGGCTCCGTGAAGCTACCCTTGCCAACGCTCATCGAGTGCAACGAGATGCCTAACAACAGGAACGAGATTCCAACACCGGATGTGGCATCGCATCACCCCCATCTCAGAGCTGTAGCTAAATTCATTCCTCGTTTGGACCCAGAGGCCAAGATTCTACTTCTCCTCGGGAGAGATATCCTCAGAGTACACAAGGTTCGACAACAGCGCAACGGACCGGCTGATGCTCCATTTGCTCAGAGACTGGATCTGGGATGGGTCATCGTGGGGAATGTCTGCATAAGTCGAAGTCGCCCACCGGACTCTGTGAGCAACCTCAAAACAAACGTCCTTGAAAATGGACGTCCCTCCATTTTCGAGCCATGCCAGAATCATTTTCTTGCCAAGGAGAAGCTCGCTGACACGCAAGGGTCGACAAACTGCTTCCAACCAGCTCAGAACGCTGCTAGGAAAGACCGCTGTGGCGATGGGGTCGCTGAAACGCTGTTCCACACAACGAAGGATGACAACAGACCTTCCCTTTCCGTCGAGGACAGGAAGTTCTTGAAGCTGATGGATGACGAGTTCTCAAGGGACGAATCCAACAGTTGGGTAGCACCTCTTCCATTTCGTTGTCCAAGACCTTGGCTTCCGAATAACAAGTGCTTGGCCGAGTCACGCCTCACTGCTGTCCAACGGACCTTGAAGAGAAAGCCGGAACTGAGGGAACAATTCGCGAGCTTCATGGAGAAGATGTTCAAGAACGGCCACGCCGAGGAAGCTCCACCGGTTCGAGAGGGAGAAGAGTGTTGGTACCTCCCCATCTTTGGTGTTTGCCACCCACGAAAGCCTGGGGAAACACGAGTCGTGTTCGACTCCAGTGCACAGTTTAAGGGCCTGTCTCTAAACAGTGTGCTGCTTACCGGTCCAGACATGATCAACAGCCTGCTTGGGGTGCTCATCCGATTCCGGAAAGAGCCAGTGGCCATTACTGTGGACATTAAGCACATGTTCTACTGCTTCCTGGTACGAGACGACCACCGAAATTATCTGAgatttctgtggttccgcaacaACAACATCTACAGTGACGTGGTAGAGTACCGAATGAAGGTACATGTGTTTGGAAACAGCCCTTCACCAGCAGTTGCAACGTACGGGCTGCGGAGAACAGCACGAGAAGGAGAGGAAAAATTTGGCAGCGACGTCAGGCAGTTCATTGAGAGGGATTTCTATGTCGACGATGGGTTGAAGTCTCTCTACAACGACGAGGACGCCATCAGCCTaatacgccgcacgcaacagatgTTGGCCGCATCGAACCTTAAGCTCCATAAGATAGCCTCTAACTGCCCtacagtgttggaagcatttccaGAAGAAGACCGTGCCAACGATTTGAAGGATCTTGACTTGAGCAATGGCTCACAGCCGATCCAACGCAGTCTGGGAGTTTCTTGGAATCTGAAGAAGGATGTCTTCACATTTACGACTCCATTCCAGGAAAAGCCATTCACTCGGCGCGGTGTCTTGTCAGTGGTAAATAGCCTGTACGACCCACTTGGGTTTGTTGCTCCAGTCATCGTTCAAGGAAAGTCCCTCCTCCGAGAGCTAGTCGCTCTGACATGCGACTGGGACTGCCCACTTCCTGACGAAAAGAGAGCCGCCTGGGAGGTGTGGAAAGACTCCTTGCAAGTACTCGAGCAGCTGGACATACCTCGCACCTATGCCCCTGCCTCACTCACTACCGCACAGTGGAAGGAACTGCACATATTCTCCGACGCATCAACGAAAGCTGTGGCTGCAGTGGCGTACCTCAGAGTGACATATCCAGATGGTGCGTGTCATGTCGGGTTCGTCATAGGAAAGGCTAAGCTAGCACCGCATCCGGAACACACCATCCCAAGGCTTGAACTGTGCGGCGCAGTCTTGGCAGTGGAGCTAGCAGAACTCATCAGTCGTGAAATAGATATGGAACTTGATGCTGTAAACTTCTATACTGACAGCAAGGTCGTCCTAGGCTACATACATAATGAGACGCGAAGGTTTTTTGTGTATGTCAGTAACAGGGTGGAACGCATAAGGAGCTCTACACGGCCAGACCAATGGCACTACGTTCTTTCTGACATGAACCCTGTGGATCTAGGAACCAGGTCTGTGCCAGCGGCCCAGATGGCAGGATCGACCTGGCTGACAGGCCCGGACTTTTTGTATCGTCAAGAACACTGCTCGCAGGTATTGAAGGGCAAGTTCGACTTGGTCGATGCGGACTCCGACACGGAGGTGCGGCCCCAGGCAAATGTTCTCGCAACCAGTGTGGACGTGAAACAACTCGGCAGCAAGCGGTTCGAGCGCTTCTCAAGTTGGATTACGCTGACTCGCGCAGTTGGAACGCTCGTACGGCTAGTGGACAAAATTCGGGGCACTTCTGAAAACGTGTCAAACTGCCCGCGTAACAGCTCATCTCACCAAGTGCGACCTTCTGCAGAACACCTAGCCCGAGCAAAGGCAGCCATTATTCTATCTGTCCAGAAGGAAGCCTTTTCAGAGGAGTTCAAAAGCTTGCAACGAGGAAAGCGACTACCGAAGTCAAGCCCTCTGTGGAGACTGGATCCATGGGTTGATTCCGACGGTCTTTTGAGAATCGGTGGCCGACTGGGCAGGGCCAACCATTTCGACCAGCAAGAGCAGAAGCCCATCATCATGCCAGGGCGACACCATGTCACCACCCTGGTTGTGCGGCATTATCACGAACAGGTCAAACATCAAGGACGCCACTTCACTGAGGGAGCAGTCAGGGCAGCTGGGTTCTGGATCGTCGGAGCTAAGCGTAGCATCGCCTCATATATACACATTTGTGTTACATGTCGCAAGCTCAGAGGAAGGCAGCTACAGCAGATGATGGCAGACCTGCCCGCAGAAAGACTAAGCACCGAGCCACCTTTCACTTATGTCGGACTAGATGTATTTGGCCCGTGGCAAGTCACGTCTCGTCGCACCAGAGGCGGTGAGGCCAACAGTAAACGGTGGGCCGTACTCTTCACTTGCATGAGTATCCGTGCTGTTCATATTGAAGTAATCGAGAGCATGGATACCTCAAGTTTTATTAATGCGCTCCGCAGATTCTTTGCCATAAGGGGCCCGGCAAAGCAACTGAGGTCTGATTGCGGGACAAATTTTGTTGGAGCATGCACCGAACTAAAGGTGAGCACCACTGGCCCAGACCACGAGAAGCTAGGAACATTCCTGTCAGACCATGGATGCACTTGGGTGTTCAATCCCCCTCATGCTTCTCACATGGGAGGAGTGTGGGAAAGGATGATAGGAGTCACACGGCGAATTTTGGACTCCATGCTTCTTGAGAATACCTCTCGTCGCCTTACTCACGAAGTCTTGGTAACCCTCTTGGCAGAAGTCTCAGGGATCATAAATTCACGACCCCTCGTTCCTGTCTCAACGGACCCCGAGAGCTGGGAAGTGCTGACTCCGGCAACGCTTCTGACCCAGAAGGTCGGCGGCAACACAGTGCCACCAGTCTTTAATGACAAAGATATATATCGGCGACAGTGGCGGCAGGTTCAGTGGCTGGCCGACGTCTTTTGGTGCCGCTGGCGACGCGAGTTCCTTACCACCCTGCAGAGTCGTCGCAAGTGGCAGACCCCAACGCGGAGTCTCAAGGCAGGTGACCTCGTCCTCCTGAGTGACAGCCAGGTTCACCGCAACGAGTGGCCCATGGGACTCATTGTGAACGTTATCGCGAGTGCGGACGGCAAGGTGCGAAAGGTGGAAATCAAGACGGCAACACGGGGAGTGATCAAGACGTTTCTCCGTCCTGTGACCGAGACAGTCCTGCTTATTCCGTGTGAGGACTGA